A single genomic interval of Ornithinimicrobium humiphilum harbors:
- a CDS encoding DMT family transporter: MPPVLLLALAALFWAGNYLVGEQVVRRLDPLSMTWLRWAPAVVPLLVLAHLVERPDWRALLRRWRTLLAVGLVGLGAYPFLLYLALRHTSAVNASIVNAVNPAAIVVAAVLLGQARVARRGWLGVGLGLVGVLLVLTEGDLDRLLGLRLNPGDLLMLGAVAAWTVYTLAGRRLTLPPLAATAAQAALVTLALAPVVAVSGLQLPSESSTWWGLLYIVVFPSIGAYLCWNWAVPRVSPGTAATSMNLVTVFTVLISAVLGRPPTLVQLLGGVLVIGGMLLATPRAARTGPAPGGGAP; the protein is encoded by the coding sequence GTGCCGCCCGTCCTGCTCCTCGCCCTCGCGGCGCTCTTCTGGGCGGGCAACTACCTCGTCGGCGAGCAGGTCGTGCGCCGCCTCGACCCGCTGTCGATGACCTGGCTGCGGTGGGCGCCCGCCGTCGTGCCGCTCCTGGTGCTCGCACACCTGGTCGAGCGGCCCGACTGGCGGGCGCTGCTGCGCCGGTGGCGGACCCTCCTCGCCGTCGGGCTGGTCGGCCTCGGTGCCTATCCGTTCCTGCTCTACCTGGCGCTGCGCCATACCTCCGCGGTCAACGCCTCGATCGTCAACGCGGTCAACCCCGCCGCGATCGTCGTCGCCGCCGTCCTCCTCGGCCAGGCCAGGGTCGCCCGCCGCGGCTGGCTCGGCGTGGGCCTCGGCCTGGTCGGGGTGCTGCTCGTGCTCACCGAGGGCGACCTCGACCGGCTGCTCGGGCTGCGCCTCAACCCGGGCGACCTGCTCATGCTCGGGGCCGTCGCGGCCTGGACCGTCTACACGCTCGCGGGCCGCCGCCTGACGCTGCCGCCGCTGGCCGCGACCGCCGCGCAGGCCGCGCTCGTCACGCTCGCCCTCGCCCCCGTCGTCGCGGTCTCCGGGCTCCAGCTGCCCTCGGAGTCCTCGACCTGGTGGGGCCTGCTCTACATCGTCGTCTTCCCGTCCATCGGCGCCTACCTGTGCTGGAACTGGGCCGTCCCGCGGGTCTCGCCCGGCACCGCCGCGACCTCGATGAACCTCGTCACCGTCTTCACCGTGCTGATCTCGGCGGTGCTGGGCCGCCCGCCGACTCTCGTCCAGCTGCTCGGCGGCGTGCTCGTCATCGGCGGCATGCTGCTGGCCACCCCGCGGGCCGCCCGGACGGGACCGGCCCCCGGCGGTGGGGCACCATGA
- a CDS encoding DUF4395 domain-containing protein, which produces MQSRFPAVVDDVTVRLIAGVVLVVVLASLALQQWWLFLPLAVDFTLRAALGPKASPVARFVSAVVRPRVTALPHPTAGTPKRFAAAIGATMTVAASVLWLAHLATGAGWLITGVVAIAVVMAVFPALEAFAGLCVGCVIFGWLMKAGVVPEDVCVECSTITARLSAAEPA; this is translated from the coding sequence ATGCAGTCCCGATTCCCCGCCGTCGTCGACGACGTCACCGTCCGCCTCATCGCCGGCGTCGTCCTCGTCGTGGTCCTGGCGAGCCTCGCCCTCCAGCAGTGGTGGCTCTTCCTGCCGCTCGCCGTCGACTTCACCCTCCGCGCCGCCCTCGGCCCGAAGGCCAGCCCGGTCGCACGCTTCGTCTCCGCGGTGGTCCGGCCCCGCGTGACGGCGCTGCCCCACCCGACCGCCGGCACGCCCAAGCGCTTCGCCGCCGCCATCGGCGCGACCATGACGGTCGCCGCCTCCGTCCTGTGGCTCGCGCACCTGGCGACCGGGGCGGGCTGGCTGATCACCGGGGTCGTGGCGATCGCCGTGGTCATGGCGGTCTTCCCGGCGCTCGAGGCCTTCGCCGGGCTGTGCGTCGGCTGCGTGATCTTCGGCTGGCTCATGAAGGCCGGCGTGGTGCCCGAGGACGTCTGCGTGGAGTGCTCGACCATCACGGCGCGGCTGAGCGCCGCGGAGCCGGCCTGA
- a CDS encoding MFS transporter, producing the protein MTGTREYPRTRAIREVQTRSPAHARARARPLERARLKRFSPRDMLHPQVLPVATFMLVMAVGYSGVLTYLNSYAADKGLETGASVFFLAYAVVLFVARIVLGPLQDRRGDNLVVYIAIVAFALSLGLLAVAGSDLVLVLAGGLMGLGFGTLMSALQTVAVTRVPRHRMGVAISTHYFMIDLGVGVGPVVLGLLLAQIGYAPMYGVLAAGLYDGVHGRRDRARRRSTVSDPLTAP; encoded by the coding sequence CTGACGGGGACCCGGGAATATCCCCGGACGCGTGCGATAAGAGAGGTTCAGACCCGTTCCCCCGCGCACGCGCGAGCCCGAGCTCGACCCCTCGAGCGCGCCCGCCTCAAGCGCTTCTCGCCGCGCGACATGCTCCACCCGCAGGTGCTGCCCGTCGCCACCTTCATGCTCGTCATGGCCGTCGGCTACTCCGGCGTGCTCACCTACCTCAACTCCTACGCCGCCGACAAGGGCCTCGAGACCGGCGCCAGCGTCTTCTTCCTGGCCTACGCCGTCGTGCTCTTCGTCGCCCGCATCGTCCTCGGCCCGCTGCAGGACCGCCGCGGCGACAACCTCGTGGTCTACATCGCGATCGTCGCCTTCGCGCTCAGCCTCGGCCTGCTCGCCGTGGCGGGCTCGGACCTGGTCCTCGTGCTCGCCGGCGGTCTCATGGGCCTGGGCTTCGGCACGCTGATGTCGGCCCTGCAGACGGTCGCCGTCACCCGGGTGCCGCGGCACCGGATGGGCGTGGCCATCTCCACCCACTACTTCATGATCGACCTCGGCGTCGGGGTGGGCCCGGTCGTGCTCGGCCTGCTGCTCGCCCAGATCGGCTACGCCCCCATGTATGGCGTGCTCGCCGCCGGTCTCTACGACGGGGTGCACGGTCGTCGTGACCGCGCGCGTCGCCGGTCGACGGTCAGCGACCCGCTGACGGCTCCGTGA
- a CDS encoding aminoacyl-tRNA deacylase yields the protein MSEERALAAVVSSGLEYAVTRHGRVGSLAEAAEARGVEPRDIVKTLVVRRGEDDYLFVLVPGDREISWPKLRAVLGVNRLSMPDAEVAREVTGYERGTITPFGATTAWPVVADETLAGDAERQISLGAGAHGVAVTVTAEAALAYWKAQVADVTEPSAGR from the coding sequence ATGAGCGAGGAACGCGCCCTGGCCGCGGTCGTCAGCAGCGGCCTGGAGTATGCCGTCACCCGCCACGGCCGCGTCGGCTCGCTGGCCGAGGCGGCCGAGGCCCGCGGCGTCGAGCCGCGCGACATCGTCAAGACCCTGGTCGTGCGCCGCGGCGAGGACGACTACCTCTTCGTGCTGGTCCCGGGCGACCGGGAGATCTCCTGGCCCAAGCTCCGCGCGGTGCTCGGCGTCAACCGGTTGTCGATGCCGGACGCCGAGGTGGCGCGCGAGGTGACGGGCTACGAGCGCGGCACGATCACGCCCTTCGGCGCGACGACGGCCTGGCCGGTCGTCGCCGACGAGACGCTCGCCGGCGACGCGGAGCGGCAGATCTCCCTCGGCGCCGGCGCCCACGGCGTCGCCGTGACGGTGACGGCCGAGGCGGCCCTGGCCTACTGGAAGGCGCAGGTGGCCGACGTCACGGAGCCGTCAGCGGGTCGCTGA
- a CDS encoding MFS transporter has translation MTTSVRVYQRLVRADRSDQTPEEQRRTGAAGLRQIAANTLQSVGDEVVNAKTVLPWALTAVGAPAPFLALLVPVRESGSMLPQAAMSPVLQRSPRRRHFWLWGAAGQALATAGMACAVAALSGWAAGVTVVLFLAVFALARSLNSLAGKDVLGRTVPKGERGQINGISTLFAGAVAITLGLGIRILGGSDVSVHVLALLLAAAAVAWVLALIVFAGVREPEVEPVEPPAEGWVASSWQLLRDDGPFRRFVLARGLLLVSALAPPFVVTLAAQAGETGLSGLGPFVVAQGVAGLLGGRIFGRLADRSSQRLMTWAAGAATVLLVLFLLLHLGPASGGGAWLWLYPTTYLLLALAHTGVRVARKTYVVDMAGEERRTRYVAVSNTAIGVLLLVVGAVSGGLAVLGPVVALVFLAVLGGVGVAVARTLPDVSKR, from the coding sequence GTGACCACGTCCGTCCGCGTCTACCAGCGGCTCGTCCGCGCCGACCGCTCCGACCAGACTCCCGAGGAGCAGCGCCGGACCGGTGCCGCCGGCCTGCGCCAGATCGCGGCCAACACCCTGCAGTCGGTGGGCGACGAGGTCGTCAACGCCAAGACGGTGCTGCCCTGGGCGCTCACCGCGGTCGGCGCGCCCGCCCCCTTCCTCGCCCTCCTCGTGCCGGTCCGCGAGTCGGGCTCGATGCTGCCGCAGGCCGCGATGTCGCCGGTGCTGCAGCGCTCGCCCCGCCGCCGCCACTTCTGGCTCTGGGGCGCCGCGGGCCAGGCCCTCGCCACGGCGGGTATGGCGTGCGCCGTCGCCGCACTCTCGGGCTGGGCCGCGGGCGTCACGGTCGTCCTCTTCCTGGCGGTCTTCGCGCTCGCCCGCTCGCTCAACTCCCTCGCCGGCAAGGACGTGCTGGGCCGCACGGTGCCCAAGGGGGAGCGTGGGCAGATCAACGGCATCTCCACACTTTTTGCCGGCGCCGTCGCGATCACCCTCGGCCTCGGCATCCGGATCCTCGGCGGCTCGGACGTCTCGGTCCACGTGCTCGCGCTGCTGCTCGCCGCGGCGGCGGTGGCCTGGGTGCTCGCGCTGATCGTCTTCGCCGGGGTCCGAGAGCCGGAGGTCGAGCCGGTCGAGCCGCCGGCGGAGGGCTGGGTCGCCTCGTCCTGGCAGCTGCTGCGCGACGACGGGCCGTTCCGGCGCTTCGTGCTGGCCCGCGGGCTGCTGCTCGTCTCGGCCCTGGCGCCGCCCTTCGTCGTCACCCTCGCCGCGCAGGCGGGGGAGACCGGCCTGTCGGGGCTGGGCCCCTTCGTCGTCGCCCAGGGCGTGGCAGGCCTGCTGGGCGGCCGGATCTTCGGGCGGCTGGCCGACCGGTCGTCGCAGCGGCTGATGACCTGGGCCGCGGGGGCCGCGACCGTGCTGCTCGTCCTCTTCCTGCTCCTGCACCTGGGCCCGGCCTCCGGCGGTGGCGCGTGGCTGTGGCTCTACCCCACGACCTACCTGCTGCTGGCGCTGGCGCACACCGGCGTGCGGGTCGCCCGCAAGACCTACGTCGTCGACATGGCGGGGGAGGAGAGGCGCACGCGCTACGTCGCGGTGTCCAACACCGCGATCGGCGTGCTGCTGCTCGTCGTCGGCGCGGTCTCGGGCGGGCTGGCGGTGCTCGGGCCGGTCGTGGCCCTCGTCTTCCTCGCGGTGCTGGGCGGCGTCGGGGTCGCGGTGGCGCGGACCCTGCCCGACGTCAGCAAGCGCTGA
- a CDS encoding YjiH family protein: MTTDLGGKVETARPQMWKFFVLSAIGIVMFFVPITIGERSTIPLDHIVSWLRETVPAALPWYALLLIAAGAAYPWVSGTWRRNRTTTVFSVLRVVGLVVGVMLVLEVGPAWLFEDDMGPFLLNSLVVPVGLLVPIGAVFLAMLVGYGLMEFVGVMVRPIMVPLFRTPGRSAIDAVASFVGSYSLALLITNRVYLEGKYNRREAMVIATGFSTVSATFMIVVAKALDLMGHWTLYFWSTLVITFLVTAISVRIWPLSREPEEYAEGATPQPETDPEGSRLATAWQEARATVAADPGIGRTVLANLKDGLLMAMAILPSILSVGLIGLVLAKYTPVFDWLGYLFYPVTWALQIPEPMLVAKAAALGVSEMFLPAALVAGSAMSVKFVVAVVCVSQVIFFSAMVPSLLGTQLPISIPKLLVIWFVRVVLSLVLAIPLALWLF; encoded by the coding sequence ATGACCACGGATCTCGGGGGGAAGGTCGAGACCGCCCGGCCGCAGATGTGGAAGTTCTTCGTGCTGTCCGCGATCGGGATCGTCATGTTCTTCGTGCCGATCACGATCGGGGAGCGCAGCACGATCCCGCTCGACCACATCGTCAGCTGGCTCCGGGAGACGGTCCCGGCGGCGCTGCCCTGGTACGCCCTCCTCCTCATCGCGGCGGGTGCGGCATACCCGTGGGTGAGCGGCACCTGGCGGCGCAACCGCACCACGACCGTCTTCTCCGTGCTGCGGGTGGTCGGCCTCGTCGTCGGGGTCATGCTCGTCCTCGAGGTCGGCCCGGCGTGGCTCTTCGAGGACGACATGGGGCCGTTCCTGCTCAACTCGCTGGTCGTGCCCGTCGGGCTGCTCGTGCCGATCGGCGCGGTCTTCCTGGCGATGCTCGTCGGCTACGGGCTCATGGAGTTCGTCGGCGTGATGGTGCGGCCGATCATGGTGCCGCTCTTCCGCACGCCCGGTCGCTCGGCCATCGACGCGGTCGCCAGCTTCGTCGGGTCCTACTCGCTCGCGCTGCTCATCACCAACCGGGTCTACCTGGAGGGCAAGTACAACCGCCGCGAGGCGATGGTCATCGCGACCGGCTTCTCGACGGTCTCGGCGACCTTCATGATCGTCGTCGCCAAGGCGCTCGACCTCATGGGCCACTGGACGCTCTACTTCTGGTCCACGCTGGTCATCACCTTTCTCGTCACCGCGATCTCGGTGCGGATCTGGCCGCTGTCGCGCGAGCCCGAGGAGTATGCCGAGGGCGCCACCCCGCAGCCCGAGACCGATCCCGAGGGCTCGCGGCTGGCGACCGCCTGGCAGGAGGCGCGGGCCACGGTGGCCGCCGACCCCGGCATCGGGCGGACGGTCCTGGCCAACCTCAAGGACGGCCTGCTCATGGCGATGGCGATCCTGCCCTCGATCCTCTCGGTGGGCCTGATCGGCCTGGTGCTGGCGAAGTACACCCCCGTCTTCGACTGGCTGGGCTACCTCTTCTACCCGGTGACCTGGGCGCTGCAGATCCCCGAGCCGATGCTCGTGGCCAAGGCCGCGGCGCTGGGCGTCTCGGAGATGTTCCTGCCGGCGGCGCTGGTGGCCGGGTCGGCGATGTCGGTGAAGTTCGTCGTCGCCGTGGTCTGCGTCTCGCAGGTCATCTTCTTCTCGGCGATGGTGCCCAGCCTGCTCGGGACGCAGCTCCCGATCTCGATCCCGAAGCTGCTGGTCATCTGGTTCGTCCGGGTGGTGCTGAGCCTCGTGCTCGCCATCCCCCTGGCGCTCTGGCTCTTCTAG